In a genomic window of Shouchella clausii:
- a CDS encoding aminopeptidase codes for MIEFSKDMPLGIKQLFTSVTHLKEGEKVLVITDDHKREIGEFVYKYAKEYFDTTMIVMTPREGHGAEPTEAVRAALNACDVAFGATTMSMYHSKARLETSRNGRLRWVGLQDYALHMFDEGGLTADFDEVREVIDRVSQYYQGTTFTLTAPGGTNMVCSIEGRKPVFDYGTSREPGSASFPPNAEVALGPVEGTANGVLVFDGSIPHPLLNLLDEPVTCKVEGGYITEITGGGEADILRKLLADFNDSSVYNIAELGLGLNKENYLCGHMAPDEGSFGNIHIGIGKNLNFGGHVDSPLHLDLVIKDVTIVIDDRTIMKDGVLKV; via the coding sequence ATGATCGAGTTTTCAAAAGATATGCCGTTAGGGATTAAACAACTATTTACCAGTGTTACCCATTTAAAAGAAGGGGAAAAAGTATTAGTGATTACGGATGATCATAAAAGAGAGATCGGGGAGTTCGTTTATAAGTATGCAAAGGAATATTTTGATACAACGATGATTGTAATGACGCCAAGAGAAGGGCATGGTGCAGAACCGACCGAAGCCGTCAGAGCGGCATTAAATGCTTGCGATGTGGCCTTTGGCGCAACGACGATGTCGATGTATCATTCAAAAGCACGGTTGGAAACGAGCAGAAACGGCCGGCTCCGTTGGGTAGGACTTCAAGATTATGCACTTCATATGTTTGATGAAGGCGGTTTAACAGCTGATTTTGACGAAGTGAGGGAGGTCATTGACCGGGTTTCTCAATACTACCAAGGGACAACATTTACATTAACTGCTCCTGGCGGTACGAATATGGTTTGCAGTATAGAAGGACGAAAGCCTGTTTTCGACTATGGAACATCTAGAGAACCGGGATCTGCTTCTTTTCCGCCTAATGCAGAAGTGGCGCTTGGACCTGTCGAAGGGACTGCCAATGGCGTATTGGTATTTGACGGAAGCATTCCTCATCCGTTGCTAAATTTACTTGATGAGCCAGTTACATGCAAAGTTGAAGGCGGTTACATTACGGAAATTACAGGCGGGGGCGAGGCAGACATTTTACGCAAGCTTTTGGCCGACTTTAACGATTCTTCGGTTTATAATATCGCGGAACTTGGCCTTGGATTAAATAAAGAAAATTATTTGTGCGGTCATATGGCGCCGGATGAAGGTTCATTTGGAAATATCCATATTGGAATAGGAAAAAATTTAAACTTCGGAGGACATGTGGATTCTCCGCTGCACTTGGACTTGGTCATTAAGGATGTCACCATTGTCATTGACGATCGCACGATCATGAAAGATGGCGTTTTGAAGGTGTAA
- a CDS encoding RidA family protein — protein sequence MNFEGKLERAGYKLPDRRKGNQRPFEDGIQTSQLIFVSGNAAKIDGVLKYKGIVGDTVSLEQAQDAAKIAFVNCLAAVKYMTGSLDHIKKIVNIKGYVASTPDFIEQPEIMNEVSFLVNEIFGEAGKHSRAALGTASLPGGTPVEVEIVVEV from the coding sequence ATGAATTTTGAGGGAAAATTAGAGAGAGCAGGATATAAGCTTCCTGATCGAAGGAAGGGCAACCAACGCCCATTTGAGGATGGCATTCAAACCAGCCAATTAATTTTTGTATCCGGAAACGCTGCCAAGATAGATGGCGTTTTGAAGTACAAAGGAATTGTGGGTGATACAGTTTCTTTGGAGCAGGCCCAGGACGCAGCCAAAATTGCCTTCGTAAATTGCTTGGCAGCCGTAAAATATATGACGGGAAGCCTGGATCACATAAAAAAAATTGTCAATATAAAAGGTTATGTAGCAAGTACACCTGATTTTATTGAGCAACCGGAAATAATGAATGAAGTATCTTTTTTGGTAAATGAAATATTTGGTGAGGCTGGAAAGCACAGCAGAGCCGCCTTGGGAACTGCATCTCTTCCTGGAGGAACCCCTGTCGAAGTTGAAATTGTTGTTGAAGTGTAA
- a CDS encoding arginine--tRNA ligase produces MHVEQTLIEAIAAAASEFQNDIEVELEQPAQLIHGDYSTNVAMKLARVARKNPLTIAETIKEKLERRRLPVTAIEVVKPGFINFFIEWDEALADGDEPQALSSSGKTVIEHTSINPNKSAHIGHLRNACIGDTLARLLKACGENVEVHNYVDDLGNQLADTLTALLQTDSDSVATRFGDYCWDVYSRLNEAYDKGTISTSIRDEVLHKLEEGNNSTAWLGYVVADKITSEHIEEMGQFGIDYDLLVWERDIVQRGFWHTAFQKLQQSDVFVKQDSGPQAGCWVLRMSDNENEESSEHQSDKVLVRSNGVLTYTAKDIAYHMWKFGLLNDDFAYKEKWPGLWTTTSSGVPATFGRGDAVINVIDYRQEYPQKVVKQALAAVGYEKEAERLFHVPYGVVSLSKQTANQLGLETEDGKSVYAMSGRKGIGIKISELIQHMKEAVRAQSTDASEATVEALAFAAIRYNMLRYNTTSDIVFDLTEATQVTGNTGIYLIYTYARANSIITKAKQAGLSPEGATFKGAEDAERALLKHLAGWSTVKRKAAASFEPNLICTFAFELASLYNRFYSQCPVLKAEPLEQAKRLAITERVSQQLERVFTILGLPSLKKI; encoded by the coding sequence ATGCATGTAGAACAAACGCTGATTGAAGCGATTGCAGCAGCGGCCAGTGAGTTCCAAAATGACATCGAAGTCGAACTCGAGCAGCCGGCTCAACTGATCCATGGCGACTATTCGACAAACGTGGCGATGAAGCTTGCACGAGTAGCGAGAAAAAACCCGCTAACCATTGCGGAAACAATAAAAGAAAAGCTAGAGCGTCGGCGTTTGCCAGTCACAGCAATAGAGGTAGTAAAACCAGGTTTTATTAACTTTTTTATTGAATGGGATGAAGCGTTGGCTGACGGCGATGAGCCACAGGCTCTTTCTAGCAGCGGCAAGACCGTGATCGAGCATACGTCCATTAATCCGAATAAGTCGGCTCATATTGGCCATTTACGCAACGCTTGCATAGGCGACACATTGGCGCGGCTCTTGAAAGCATGTGGCGAAAATGTGGAAGTACATAACTATGTTGATGACTTAGGGAACCAGCTTGCAGACACGCTGACTGCGTTGCTCCAAACGGACTCAGACAGCGTAGCGACACGCTTTGGCGATTATTGCTGGGATGTTTATTCACGCTTAAACGAGGCATACGACAAAGGGACCATTTCGACGAGTATCCGCGACGAAGTGCTACATAAATTAGAAGAAGGCAATAACAGCACGGCATGGCTTGGCTATGTGGTCGCCGATAAGATTACTTCAGAGCATATTGAGGAAATGGGCCAATTTGGGATTGACTATGATTTGCTTGTTTGGGAAAGGGACATCGTACAAAGAGGCTTCTGGCATACTGCCTTTCAGAAGCTACAGCAAAGTGATGTGTTTGTCAAACAGGACAGCGGTCCACAAGCAGGCTGTTGGGTGCTTCGGATGTCAGACAACGAAAACGAAGAAAGCAGTGAGCATCAAAGCGATAAAGTTCTTGTCCGCTCGAATGGCGTGTTAACGTATACAGCAAAAGATATTGCTTATCATATGTGGAAGTTTGGCCTTCTCAACGATGATTTTGCCTATAAAGAAAAATGGCCTGGCCTGTGGACAACCACTAGCTCAGGTGTGCCAGCCACTTTTGGGCGAGGCGATGCCGTCATTAATGTCATTGACTATCGCCAAGAATACCCGCAAAAGGTTGTCAAGCAGGCGCTTGCTGCTGTCGGGTATGAAAAGGAGGCAGAGCGGCTTTTCCACGTGCCTTATGGTGTCGTTTCACTAAGCAAACAAACGGCTAACCAACTCGGTCTTGAAACGGAAGATGGGAAATCGGTTTATGCAATGTCTGGGCGTAAAGGCATTGGCATCAAGATTAGCGAGCTGATCCAACATATGAAGGAAGCTGTCCGTGCCCAAAGCACGGATGCGAGCGAAGCGACCGTTGAAGCGCTCGCTTTTGCGGCGATCCGTTACAATATGCTTCGTTATAACACGACATCTGACATTGTGTTCGATTTAACAGAGGCAACGCAAGTGACAGGCAATACAGGCATCTATTTAATTTACACGTATGCCCGGGCAAACAGCATTATTACCAAAGCCAAACAGGCAGGCCTGTCTCCAGAAGGGGCAACCTTTAAAGGCGCTGAAGATGCGGAGCGGGCGTTGCTCAAGCACTTGGCAGGCTGGAGTACAGTCAAGCGCAAAGCAGCTGCATCGTTTGAACCAAATTTAATTTGTACTTTTGCCTTTGAGCTTGCAAGCCTCTATAACCGTTTCTATTCACAATGCCCAGTTTTAAAAGCTGAGCCTTTGGAACAAGCGAAGCGTCTAGCGATCACAGAACGTGTTAGCCAGCAACTCGAGCGCGTTTTCACGATACTCGGTTTGCCGAGCTTGAAAAAGATTTAA
- the dctP gene encoding TRAP transporter substrate-binding protein DctP: MKKMNNITSVMISIALVFVLIGCSASANANLEQKKVISIATVQPDNHSITIALNAFKDYIEEKLGDKFEIRIFSNSIMGGNTEAIELLQMGSLDIVATSGSNLESFANEYKIFGFPYLFNDEASFRKVMNNEEFIMEIYNATADNGIQGVAWFANGVNNFYSSKRIETPKDLKGLKVRVQSSEANVKMVQAFDAAAVVMAHGEVYTALQNGVIDAGANPEMALVSLKHGEVANFYSRTEHQIFTDMLMANTKFLDSLTAEEKEIFEYGFKMTTQVQNEEWDKQIPEVIEEAEKMGVEFVTVDKKSFKEVLKPVNEELLNKYPELKLLYDKVQEIQNDT; encoded by the coding sequence ATGAAAAAGATGAATAATATTACGTCCGTAATGATAAGTATTGCCTTGGTATTCGTGTTAATTGGATGTTCTGCTTCGGCAAATGCCAATTTAGAACAGAAAAAGGTTATCAGCATAGCGACCGTACAGCCTGATAACCATTCAATAACGATCGCCCTAAACGCATTTAAAGATTACATTGAAGAAAAACTTGGGGATAAATTTGAAATTAGGATCTTTTCCAACAGTATAATGGGCGGAAATACGGAAGCAATTGAATTGCTGCAGATGGGCAGTCTCGATATTGTTGCGACTAGTGGAAGCAATTTGGAATCCTTTGCCAATGAATATAAGATTTTCGGTTTTCCGTATTTGTTTAATGATGAAGCAAGCTTTCGCAAAGTGATGAATAATGAGGAGTTTATAATGGAAATTTACAACGCTACTGCTGATAACGGAATTCAGGGAGTAGCCTGGTTTGCCAATGGTGTAAACAACTTTTATTCTTCTAAAAGAATTGAAACTCCCAAAGATTTAAAAGGGTTAAAGGTTCGCGTACAATCCAGTGAGGCAAATGTAAAGATGGTACAAGCTTTTGATGCTGCAGCAGTTGTCATGGCTCATGGTGAAGTATATACCGCATTGCAAAATGGCGTGATTGATGCGGGTGCAAACCCAGAGATGGCACTGGTAAGCTTGAAGCATGGTGAGGTCGCCAATTTTTATTCCCGGACGGAACATCAGATTTTTACAGACATGCTCATGGCCAATACGAAATTTCTGGATTCTCTTACGGCTGAAGAAAAAGAAATTTTTGAATACGGCTTTAAAATGACCACACAAGTTCAAAATGAAGAATGGGATAAACAGATTCCGGAAGTAATAGAAGAGGCAGAGAAGATGGGAGTAGAGTTTGTGACCGTCGACAAAAAGTCATTTAAAGAAGTGTTAAAACCAGTAAATGAAGAATTGTTGAATAAGTATCCGGAATTAAAGCTGCTGTATGACAAGGTTCAGGAGATTCAGAACGATACGTAG
- a CDS encoding TRAP transporter small permease — MRKIKSILDKVLSAVCAALLAFMTLLTIYQVVMRYVFHSPSTMSEDILSYSFVWVSLLGTALVFGQKDHMKLSFFCDKVKGKGQLVLSIFSELLILAVAITVFLVGGKAVMGVGVLQTSPTLGIHMDWIYIILPISGVLIIVYSFIHIIQSIQEFNMDGKGELQ, encoded by the coding sequence ATGAGAAAAATAAAAAGCATACTGGATAAAGTGCTTTCCGCTGTGTGCGCCGCACTATTGGCCTTTATGACGCTACTCACTATATACCAGGTTGTGATGAGGTATGTATTTCACAGTCCGAGCACGATGTCTGAAGATATATTGAGTTACTCATTTGTTTGGGTATCATTGCTTGGTACAGCATTGGTTTTTGGCCAAAAAGATCATATGAAATTGTCTTTTTTTTGCGACAAGGTAAAAGGAAAAGGCCAGTTAGTATTATCCATCTTTTCCGAGCTGTTAATATTGGCTGTAGCCATTACCGTCTTTCTAGTTGGAGGAAAAGCGGTAATGGGGGTCGGTGTATTGCAGACATCTCCTACCCTAGGTATTCACATGGATTGGATTTATATCATTCTTCCTATAAGCGGTGTATTGATCATCGTCTATAGTTTTATCCATATTATCCAATCGATACAGGAATTTAACATGGACGGAAAAGGGGAGTTGCAATGA
- the rplS gene encoding 50S ribosomal protein L19 produces MSNLIAEITSEQLRTDHPDFRPGDTLSIHVKVVEGTRERIQLFEGVVIKRRGSGISETFTARKISYGVGVERTFPLHSPKIDKIEVKRYGKVRRAKLYYLRSLRGKKARIKEIRR; encoded by the coding sequence ATGAGCAACCTCATTGCAGAAATCACAAGTGAGCAATTGCGCACAGACCATCCTGATTTCCGTCCTGGCGATACGCTATCGATCCACGTAAAAGTTGTCGAGGGTACTCGCGAGCGGATTCAATTGTTCGAAGGCGTTGTTATTAAACGCCGCGGCTCAGGGATTAGCGAAACGTTTACTGCGCGTAAAATCTCATACGGTGTAGGTGTTGAACGTACATTCCCATTACATTCACCAAAGATCGATAAGATCGAAGTGAAACGTTACGGTAAAGTACGCCGCGCGAAACTTTACTACTTGCGCAGCCTTCGTGGCAAAAAAGCACGTATTAAAGAAATTCGTCGTTAA
- the kdgD gene encoding 5-dehydro-4-deoxyglucarate dehydratase: MDKERQSPTGILGFPVAPMDTNGKLDLKGLEKNIHFLMDEGLSSIFVGCGAGEFHAISNEEYREMVEVAVAATKGKVPLYTGVGGNISHALEQTKISEELGAEGYLILPPYLIDPSPEGLYNYLSTLIASTSLNAIVYHRDNCQLNLDILQRLIDYPQLVGFKDGIGNNELNNELTHVIGDRLEWINGMPLAEATMASYVNLGFRSYSSAISNYIPHISQIFYDALLNEKKDVLNDVYQEVILPIHRIRRQKKGYAVALIKAGMEIVGLPVGTSVRPPVASVEKEHYQQLEQIIKKALEKFPKERR, encoded by the coding sequence ATGGACAAGGAGAGGCAATCACCTACCGGTATTTTAGGTTTTCCAGTGGCCCCAATGGATACCAACGGAAAATTGGATTTGAAAGGATTGGAAAAAAATATTCATTTTTTGATGGATGAAGGACTTTCTTCTATTTTCGTTGGATGTGGAGCAGGAGAATTTCATGCCATCAGTAATGAAGAATATAGGGAAATGGTTGAAGTTGCAGTGGCAGCGACAAAAGGCAAAGTTCCTCTTTATACAGGAGTAGGAGGCAATATTAGCCATGCGCTGGAACAAACTAAGATTTCAGAGGAGTTAGGGGCAGAAGGGTATTTAATTTTGCCTCCATACTTGATCGACCCTTCTCCTGAAGGCTTATATAACTATTTAAGTACACTGATTGCCAGTACATCCTTAAATGCAATTGTTTACCATCGCGATAACTGCCAATTAAATTTGGACATCCTTCAGCGTTTAATCGATTACCCTCAGTTGGTCGGTTTTAAAGATGGAATTGGCAATAATGAATTAAATAATGAGCTTACCCATGTTATTGGCGATCGGCTGGAATGGATCAACGGTATGCCGCTGGCAGAAGCGACAATGGCTTCCTATGTCAATCTTGGATTCCGGTCATATTCTTCAGCCATTTCGAATTATATTCCTCATATTTCGCAAATTTTTTATGATGCCCTTTTAAATGAGAAAAAAGACGTGCTGAATGATGTCTATCAGGAAGTCATCCTGCCGATTCATCGGATTAGAAGACAAAAGAAAGGATATGCCGTTGCTTTGATCAAAGCTGGGATGGAGATCGTCGGTTTGCCTGTTGGAACGAGCGTTCGCCCTCCGGTTGCTTCTGTTGAAAAAGAACATTATCAACAGTTAGAGCAGATCATCAAAAAAGCGCTAGAAAAATTTCCTAAGGAAAGACGATAA